The segment TTGTGTCCGTACCACCATTGAACCAAAGCATCCTGCACACCGGCATAAACTGAATAACTCTTTAGGGCAGAAACAGGTAATTCTAAACTATTAAAAATATGTAACACTGCAACAGTTACAAACGTGGCGATGTAGAACCAAATGGCAACATACATATGACGCTCTCTACGTTTGATAATCGTACCAATCATGTTGATACCAAAGGCCACCCAAATTAAAGCGATGGCTATATCAATTGGCCATTCTAACTCGGCATATTCTTTTGAAGACGTATAACCTAACGGCAAAGTAATGGCTGCTGCCACTATGATTAACTGCCATCCCCAAAAGTGAAGGTTACTTAAAAAATTGCTGAACATACGGGCTTTCAGCAAACGTTGCATAGAGTAATATACTCCGGCAAACATGGCATTACCCACAAAAGCAAAAATTACAGCGTTAGTGTGTAAAGGTCTCAATCGCCCGAAACTCAAAAACGAAACACCGTCCGTTAAGTTAGGAAACAAAAATAAGACCGCGAGTAAGAGTCCTACTAACATTCCTACCAGTCCAAAGACAATCGTGGCGTAGATAAACTTCTTTACAATTTTGTTGTCGTAATAAAATTGTTGCATTTCCATAATTAAATTGGTTTTTGTTCTTCTTTATTTGTTGTTGTTTTGGATTTTGCTTTTACAAGCTCATCATCAAAAAGCATTCTGACTGATGGTGTGTAGTCATCATCATACTGGCCGGTTTTTACTGCTCTTAAGAAAGCATACAAAAACGCAATTGCTACGATGATACTTATGGATATTAATAGATAAATGACACTCATACCTCTAATTTGTGTAAGCAAAGTTACTGTTGGGGTTATTCTTAAAATATGATATTTATCATACCTGCATTTTTATTTTCTGGCGAAATAATTACTCATAATCGTTACGAAACTGACAATCGTAATGGTGCTCAATGGCATAATGATAGCAGCTACTATCGGCAATAAGTTGCCACTGACGGCAAAACTCAAACCCACAACGTTATATAGTAATGACAATCCAAAACTCATATAAATTGTCTTCATCGCATTTTTAGAATAGCCTAAGAAGAACGCAATCTTTTCAAATTGGGATGCATCCAAAATTCCATCACAAGCCGGAGAAAAAACATTTACGTTTTCGGAAATAGAAATTCCAACATTGCTTTGCGCCAAAGCTCCAGCATCGTTGAGTCCGTCGCCAATCATTAATACGTTTTTGCCTTGTTCTTGCAAGCTTTCGATAAAAGCTAATTTCTGTTCCGGTTTTTGGTTGAATACCAAATTTGTACTTGGTGGAAGCATTTTTTCTAAAATTTTACGCTCTCCGTCATTGTCTCCGGATAGTACAATCAGATTGTATTTTTTGGCTAAACTTTCGAACAGCTGTTCTAGTCCTTTTCTATATTGATTGTTAAAAATATAGCTGCCTTTATAAACGCCATTGATTTCAACATGGACTTTAGTTTTCTTATGGGTGTTTTCGCTCATGTGCTGCAAAAACTGGGAAGAGCCTAACTTGACAATATCATTTTCGAATTCGGCAAAAACCCCTTTTCCAATAATCTCTTCAAAACTTTTTGTTTCCAATTTATCCTGATGCGGAATAAAATCATACAATCTTCTGCTCAATGGATGGTTAGAACCTTTGAGTGCATTCTTTAATAATTTTAAATCGAAATCACTTAAGACATCGCCTTCGTAAGTTATTGAAGTCTTTTTATTGGTTGTTATGGTTCCGGTTTTGTCAAAAACAATCGTATCAACTTTAGCCAATTGCTCTATTACAATAGCGTTTTTGAGATAGAGTTTTCTATTTCCCATAATGCGTAAAACATTACCCAAGGTAAAAGGAGCCGTCAATGCCAATGCACACGGACAAGCTACAATCAGTATTGCTGTAAAAACATTAAAGGCAGTAGAAACATCGATAAAAATCCAATAAATAAAAGACACAACAGCTAACAACAATAAAGCCGGCGTAAAATAACGACTGATTTTATCAGTAATGGATTTGTGTTTTTGATCTACTTTTTTCTGAAAAACATCATTGCTCCACAACTGAGTCAGATAACTTTGGGAAACCGAGAATAGCACTTGCATTTCAATGACTTTACCCAATTGTTTTCCACCGGCAAAGATTTTGTCTCCTGATTTTTTTTCGATCGGAACCGCTTCTCCTGTTACAAAACTGTAATCGATAGCTGCTTTTTCAGAAATTAAAATCCCGTCAACCGGAATAAGTTCTTGATTTCGAATTAATAACCTATCACCTTTCTCGATGTCATAAACTTGTACGGATTCTTCTTTTCCGTCAGACAAAATTTTGGTAATGGCTATGGGAAAATAGGATTTATAATCCCTTTCAAACGAAAGAAAATCATAGGTTTTTTGTTGGAATAATTTTCCCAATAACATAAAGAAAATCAAGCCGCACATGCTGTCGAAGAATCCTTGTCCGTAATTGAAAACGATATCAACCGTGCTTCTGATAAACATCACCACAATACCTAAGGCTATTGGAATTTCAATATTCAGCATTCTTTGTTTGATGCTTTTCCATGCGGCTACATAATAACCAGAAGCAGAATAAATAAAAGCCGGTAGAGAAATTAAAAAAATCAGCCAACGGAAGAAATCTTTGTATTGGTCAATCCAAAATTCATTGACTTCAAAATATTCAGGAAACGACAACAGCATTATGTTTCCAAAACAGAAAAATGCCACTCCGATTTTGTAAATCAAAGTGCGATCAACTTTCTTTTTGTCTTCGTCAAAATTCTCTAAACTGATATACGGTTCGTATCCAATAGAGCAAAGCATTTCTACGATTTCCTGCAACGAAGTTTTCTCGGGATTGTAAGTGATGCGGACTTTCTTTTCAGGGAAATTTACCTGCGAAGTATTTATTCCTGCCTGAAGTTTTTGTAGATTTTCCAAAATCCAAATACACGAACTACAGTGTATATGCGGAATGTAGAGTGAAACAATATGCGTTGCATTCTCTCTGAATTCCAATAGTTTGTCAACAATAATTTCATTGGCTAAAAAATCATATTTCCCTTTGATGTCTTGTGGTGTCGCGCCTGGTGCAACTTGAAAATCATAATAGCACGAAAGGTCATTTTGACTAAATATTTCATAGACGGTTTTACAGCCGTTGCAACAAAAATTCTTGGAATCAAAAAGAACTTCGTCTTTCCTGATAATTTCGTTACCACAATGGAAACACTGTGATGTATTCATAATTTGCTCATTTTACCTGGGACAAATTTCCAACAACAGCTAAAATTAAAATATGATATATATCATCCTTTTGAATATATTTGTATGACCAAAATTAATTTCCTCCAATGTCAAAATGTGAGCAATGTATCGTACGCCAATTCAGTTCTCTAAAAGCACTGAACAAGCAAGAATTGCTCAAAATGGCGGATTGCAAAACTTCATACACCATTAAAAAGGGCGAGCCTATTTTTGAAGAGGGCGAAGTCACTAACGGAATTTATTGTATCAAAGACGGTGTTTGTAAATTATCTAAACTCAGCTCCAACGGAAAAGATCAAATTGTAAAACTGGTAAAACCGGGTGAATTATTAGGACAACGTTCTATGATTAGCGAAGAACCGGCCAATTTGAGTGCCGTAGCTTTGGAAGATATGGAAGTCTGTTTTATTCCGAAAAAAGAAATCCTGCAGTTCTTTACACAAAACAATGAGTTCTCAATGAATGTGATGAAAACCATTTGTGGCGATTTAAAAGACGCCGATGTGCATATGGTGGATATGGCCCAAAAAAGTGTAAAAGAACGTTTAGCCGGAACATTGATTTATTTAGAAGAAACTTTTGGTATTGATACTGATGGCTCACTTCGTTTACAATTATCCAGAGAAGAATTAGCCGGAATGATTGGCACTGCTACTGAAAGCTGTATCCGATTGCTTTCTGAACTCAATAAAAACAATCTTATTGAACTTGTTGGCAAACGCATAAAGATAGTTGACAAAAACAAATTACGCCGTTTGGCAGATTAATTTCACTTAACTTATTTATACAAAAAAACCACCTAAATCATACGATAAAAGTAGTTCCTGATGTGATAACAGTTTATGTTAATCTATCAATGTTTTCTTTGTAAAGCTTTGCCCATTGTCCAAAGTTACTTTTACCAGCAGAATTTGGGATGCTAACTGTAAGGAATTTGTTTGAAACAGATTAGTGTTTAAGTCATTTTGAGTAAACAACAATTTTCCAAGAATATCATATACTGCTATTTTTGTAATAGCCATAGCTGGTGATATCACTTCCAGTTGGTGATTTGCGGTGATAATTTTAATATCATTATCGGTTACTGTTGGAATCGTTGTTCCTAATGCCTGATCAGTAAATCGCAATTCGAAACGCTGTTCAAAATTACCATTAGTGGTAACAAAAGTATAAGGCGCTTCTTTTAAATCGTGTAATGTGTTCGTAGCTTTATCTAATAAATACACATTTTGATTAGTAAATATTCCATCAAAATTATCCAGGTAAATTGTTAGTGCTCCGTTAAGAGTTGTGCTGTATGCAAACGGAATAACATCTGCTTCTGAAAATGGCAAACTTTTTCCTTGTATGGCTAAATTATCGGCACCAACCTTAGTGTATACGGAAACTGTATTGCCTACAGCCATTGTTTTACCATCATATAACGAATCAAAATCATTAGTTGCACCTTGTACATAACCTACTAACATTTGGTTGTATGCTCCTTGAGGACTTCTCAATGAAAGCCAAACACGATGTCTTTCTAATCCTTCTGAAACAGAAGTTGTAGTATTTCCTGATCCTCCGTTTTTGAAAAACTGTGTATTACTCCCTGCAATTCGCATAGCATTATTGAAAGTAGCTGAATAGGTTCCATTAGCCAAACTTGTCTTAGCTTCAACAAAGAAACCTTGTCCCGCAGCAATTTTTCCTGTTGGAACTATAGAGGTTCCTGGAGCTGCAGTCCCTACACTACCTGTATAATTATACTTTGCATAATCATTAATAGTATAGGCATTATTTGTAATTGCTGTGTTATGTGTCCAAAAATAAAGTGTTCCGTTTATAACGGTGCTATTAGCTGCTATAAATGAATCGGCATCAAGTCCGGATGGATAAGGATTACCTATCAAATTGTAAGCTGTTGTACTTTTTAAAATTGGAGTATTGATTACGCCATTTCCTGGAGCACCGACAAAACTGGTTTGTACAATTTGTGTTGGAGCATAAGTTAGACCACTTGGTGCTCTTCCGATGTAACCAACACCTTGTGCCATAGTAGTTGCTCCGGTTTGATATACATAAAGGTTAGTCGTTGGACTAAAACTATACATCAATGAATTTGTTGCCAATTGACTTAAAGTAGCCGACACTACCGGTGACGACCAATACGTATAATCATATTGTTTTAGTGGAGTGGTTTTTCTTTTGTATGTGATGGCTCCCAAATTTGCCGCAGTATTATTTGTTTGCACCAAACCTGCTCCATCCTCAAAGGTCAATGTTCCTCCTCCAGTAATTTTTACATCATCAGTTACGGTTAAAGTATGCCCTGAATTTATTACTACATTAGCTGAACTCACCTGGCAGGAACAACCTGTTAAATCTGAAGTTGAAGAAAAGTTATTAGTAAAAACTATTTTTTGTCCACTTACAGGTGGAGCACCGGTTGACCATGATGTTCCGTTCCAGGTATCTGTTTGTGCATTAACTGTGACAGTTGTTGCCGGTGAGATACATCCCGATGAATTTTTTGCAGTTACGCTATAAGTTCCAGAAGATACCGAGGTAAAAATACCTGTGGTATTTGTATATGTTATACCATTTGTGCTGTAAGTCATTCCTGCACCCGTTGGTGAAGTAATCGTTATTGTTCCTGTTGCAACTGTACAAGTAGGCTGAGTAACGGTAACAACTGGTGTTGATGCAGCCAAACCGGAATTAACCACAACAGTTCTCTCTGCTACCGTAATAGGATTTCCTGAAAGTGACGATTTCATGTAAACCTGATAAACATAAGAACCTGCAGTACCTGATGCTGTTAAGCTATAACTTGGGCTACTCGAGTATGTAGTTCCACCTACTGGAAGACCAGTCCCAAAAAACGAATAGGTATAGGTTCCATTTGGTGGCGGTGTAGCTAAAAGATTAATGGTGTTGCTGGTACAAACTGGTGAATTAGAAGTCAAACTACCAGTTCCACCCAAATTTAAAAGGGTTGTAAAGCTTAGGTCTGCACCTGCACCTCCATTACAACTGGCTAATAAATTTGTACCAATATAAATACGTTCAGAAGCATTACACGATCCACCGATTACATTTCCTCCGGTTTCAACAGTTAATGAAGAACCGTCTCCAAGTGTTAATCTATTATTACCGGGAGAAAAATCAATTGAAGCATTGTTTCTGATTATAAACTGAATAGCTCCCAAGCAAGTCAGGTTTAAATCGGCATTCATATTAAGAGTTGTGGCAGTAGTTCCATTTCCAACATACACAATCGTACAACCACTAAATGAGCTGCATGTCAGTGTACTTGCGTTAACAGTTGTCCCTGTAATCGTACATTGTGCTTTTAAGCTCAATGAGAACAACAAAACTAAAATAGATAGTAAAAATGATTTCATAATTAGAGTAACCTACGTAAATTATACTTGAATAGATTTGAGACTGCGAAAATACCTCATCAATTACTTACGAAAAATTTTTGTCGTTGTACTGCTTGAAAAATCTACGAATAACACTTTCAGAGATTTGGAAAAAAAAATGTAATCCAAATTGTACTTTTGTTTTTTTTGAAACAATTGTTAAATTGTTGATTTTAAACGTGTTTTTTTACTTATTTAGATAAAAAACGCATAAAAAATTTGGATTAAAATATGAATTTTAACAAATCAATTAATTACATTTGATTTATGATTTTCTTAACATTTATTTTGAATGATTAGAGCTTTACTATTCAATTTTATTAGAGAGAGGAGATACTGCAGAATATTATTATACGCTGTTGTCTTGTTTTGCCCTAAAATTAATGCTACTACTTTTTATGTCAATGACAATTCAATCAAAGGAGATGTCTATACTACAGCCATTGGAAATGATTCTAATGATGGCACTTCTCCTGACAAACCTAAATTAACTATCCTTTCAGCATATGAAATAGCAAAAGAAGACGATACTATTATAGTTGATATCGGAAACTATAATGAAATCTCACTAAAAGGCGAATTCTCATTTGAAAATACCAAGAAAATTAAATTTTTGATAGCTAGTCTTTCTGATGAAATCTTTTCAAAAATTCCTTTACCAATAAACGAAAAAGTTTCCCCAACTGATTTCTATGTAAAAAATGACAAGCCTATTGATCGTGAAGCCTACTTACGAAATTTACAAAATAGTGTAGATAAGAAATAATTGCAATAGGATGAAAACTTGGTTTAAATATATACATATATTTATAGTATGTGTTGGTTTTACGACCCTAGCATATGCGCAACCTGCGAATGACGCTTGCGCGAATGCTATTCCTATTACAGTTGGTGTCGGAAGTTGTAATTCTACCCTTTATACCAATGTTGCTGCTACAACAGCTAGTGATCCTGCCACTCCGGCTTGTTGGTCTCCTAACAGTTTAAGTCACACCGTTTGGTTTTCATTTGTTGCTACTTCAGCTGACATTGAAATTTCCACCAATTTTGGAGGAACTTTAGCCAATACTCAATTAGCAATATATAGCGGTACTTGTGGTTCCTTAGCTCAAATTGGATGTCAGGAAGATATTAACACAACTGGTGGTTTGTTACATTCAGATGTTATTCTGCATGGCCTTACTATTGGGAATACATATTATATGCTTGTTGATGGTAATGGAAATACTACCGGAACTTTTGGTATATGTGCCCAACAAGCGTTGCCTATAGGGCCAGCATTACCCGTTCAGGATTGTGCCACAGCCCAAACTTTATGTAGTGTTGGCAATGTTACTGTTCCAAATGGTGTAGGTGGTGTAGGAACAACAACTGAAAATCCAACTTGCTTTGGTGCACCTGGTGAACGTTCTTCAAATTGGTATACCTTTACGGTTGCTACTTCGGGAACTTTGGCATTTACAATTACACCTACGGCTGTGATTGATTATGATTTTGCTGTATTCAATACTTCAACATCATGTCTAGGAACTGAAATAAAATGTAATTGGAGTCCTAATACGGGAGGAACCGGGACTACTGGATTAGGATGTGCCGGTGCGCAATGTGAAACTACTTTTACTGTAACCGCAGGTCAAACCTACACTATATTAGTTGATCGATATACCGCAACTTCTTCCGCTGGATTTACTTTGAATTTTGCCGGTACCACCGCTACGTTTGCAAGTCCCAATCCTACTTTTACTAATACTACCGTTTGTGTTGGAGCGGCAACTCAATTTACCAACACAACTAATGGAAACTTCACCTATAACTGGAATTTCGGTGATGGTTATACCTCAAACTTAGAGAATCCAAGCCATACATACGCCGCAGCGGGAACTTATACTGCAACTCTTTTGTTAACAGCTGTTCCTGGCGGATGTCAGAATGCCATATCACACACTGTAACTGTGAATCCAATTCCAACTGTTGATGCTGGTGTTGGAGGGACAGTATGTTCAGGGAGTTGTATTACTTTGGGAGGTTCAACCAATGCTGTTGGATCCGTTGGCACAACTTCTTTTACAAATGGCGGAACCTATGCAATACCTGATGGTAGCGTAACAGGAGTTTATTCCCCTCTTACTACAACTGGTTTGTTTCCGACAACTATTACGGCGTCTTCCATCGCTTCGGTTTGTATAAACATGACTCATACATGGGACTCAGATTTAGATATTTATCTGCAATGCCCTGATGGAACCCGCGTAGAATTATCAACTGATAATGGTGTGGCCGGAATCAATTACACCAATACTTGTTTTTCTCCGACTGCATCCGCTTCGATAACTACCGGAACATATCCTTTTACTGGTAGTTGGCTACCCGAGCAATCTTTCAATGTTTTAAATGGATGTACTGCTAATGGTACTTGGCAACTTTTTGTTCAGGACGATTTAGGTGGTGATGCGGGAAGTATTTCGGGCTGGACTATTACCTTCAACAATAATTTACCTGCGTTTACATGGTCTCCTACTACGGCGATGACAAATTCAACAACGTTAACTCCATCGGTTTGTCCAACCTCGGATACTACTTATACATTAACTGCAAATAACGGTGTTGGATGTACAGCGACTGATACTGTGACTGTGACTGTTACTCCGGCACCTACAGCTACTATTAGCTACGCCGGAACTCCATTTTGTACTTCTTTATCTACAGCACAAGCTGTTACTTTAACAGGAACCGGAGCCTATACCGGTGGCGTGTATTCTTCAACTGCCGGACTGACTATTAATCCTGCAACAGGTGCTATCACACCTTCGACTTCTACTCCGAATACTTATACTGTTACTTATACCATAGCTGCTAGTGCCGGTTGTCCTGCTGTGGTGGCCACAACTACTATAACCATTAAACTATTGCCTACAGCTAACATATCCTATGGAACACCGTTTTGTTCTTCTATAGCAACTGCTCAGGCTGTGACCTTAACAGGAACGGGTACTTATACTGGAGGAGTGTATTCCTCTACCGCCGGACTGACTATTAATCCTGCAACTGGCGCTATAACGCCTTCGACTTCTACTCCGAATACGTATACCGTTACTTATACCATTGCTGCTAGTAGTGGGTGTGCTGCCGTGGTAGCCACAACTACCGTAACCATTACTGCTTTGCCGACAGCAACTATATCGTATGGAACTCCGTTTTGTTCTTCTATAGCAACTGCTCAGGCTGTTACTTTAACCGGAACAGGAGCTTATACCGGTGGAGTATATTCTTCAACTGCAGGACTGACTATCAATCCTGCAACTGGCGCTATCACACCTTCGACTTCTACTCCGAATACCTACACTGTTACTTATACTATCGCTGCCAGCGGTGGCTGTCCTGCTGTAGTAGCGACAACTACAGTAACCATTACTGCTTTGCCAACGGCTGCTATTTCCTATGGAACTCCGTTTTGTTCTTCAATAGCAACTGCTCAGGCTGTTACTTTAACCGGAACAGGAGCTTATACCGGAGGAGTGTATTCATCCACTGCCGGACTGACTATTAATCCTGCTACAGGTGCTATCACACCTTCTACTTCTACTCCGAATACGTATACTGTTACTTATACTATTGCTGCCAGCGGTGGATGTCCTGCTGTGGTAGCTACAACTACCATAACCATTACCGCTTTACCAACGGCAACTATATCCTATGGTACTCCGTTTTGTTCTTCTGTGGCTACCGCTCAAACTGTGACTTTAACCGGAACCGGAGCTTATACTGGTGGCGTGTATTCTTCAACAGCCGGACTGTCTATTAATCCTGCTACAGGGGCTATAACGCCTTCGACTTCTACTCCAAATACCTATACTGTTTCCTATACCATTGCTGCCAGCGGTGGCTGTCCTGCTGTGGTAGCTACAACTTCGGTAACCATTACCGCTTTACCCACAGCAACCATATCGTATGCAACGCCATTCTGTTCTTCTGTAGCAACTGCTCAGGCTGTGACTTTAACAGGAACGGGAGCCTATACCGGTGGCGTGTATTCTTCAACTGCCGGACTAACTATTAATCCTGCTACAGGTGCTATCACACCTTCTACTTCTACTCCGAATACGTATACTGTTACTTATACTATTGCTGCAAGTGGTGGATGTCCTGCTGTGGTAGCTACAACTACCATAACCATTACCGCTTTACCAACGGCAACTATATCCTATGGTACTCCGTTTTGTTCTTCTGTGGCTACCGCTCAAACTGTGACTTTAACCGGAACCGGAGCTTATACTGGTGGCGTGTATTCTTCAACAGCCGGACTGTCTATTAATCCTGCTACAGGGGCTATAACGCCTTCGACTTCTACTCCAAATACGTATACCGTTACTTA is part of the Flavobacterium sangjuense genome and harbors:
- the ccoS gene encoding cbb3-type cytochrome oxidase assembly protein CcoS, which produces MSVIYLLISISIIVAIAFLYAFLRAVKTGQYDDDYTPSVRMLFDDELVKAKSKTTTNKEEQKPI
- a CDS encoding heavy metal translocating P-type ATPase, with product MNTSQCFHCGNEIIRKDEVLFDSKNFCCNGCKTVYEIFSQNDLSCYYDFQVAPGATPQDIKGKYDFLANEIIVDKLLEFRENATHIVSLYIPHIHCSSCIWILENLQKLQAGINTSQVNFPEKKVRITYNPEKTSLQEIVEMLCSIGYEPYISLENFDEDKKKVDRTLIYKIGVAFFCFGNIMLLSFPEYFEVNEFWIDQYKDFFRWLIFLISLPAFIYSASGYYVAAWKSIKQRMLNIEIPIALGIVVMFIRSTVDIVFNYGQGFFDSMCGLIFFMLLGKLFQQKTYDFLSFERDYKSYFPIAITKILSDGKEESVQVYDIEKGDRLLIRNQELIPVDGILISEKAAIDYSFVTGEAVPIEKKSGDKIFAGGKQLGKVIEMQVLFSVSQSYLTQLWSNDVFQKKVDQKHKSITDKISRYFTPALLLLAVVSFIYWIFIDVSTAFNVFTAILIVACPCALALTAPFTLGNVLRIMGNRKLYLKNAIVIEQLAKVDTIVFDKTGTITTNKKTSITYEGDVLSDFDLKLLKNALKGSNHPLSRRLYDFIPHQDKLETKSFEEIIGKGVFAEFENDIVKLGSSQFLQHMSENTHKKTKVHVEINGVYKGSYIFNNQYRKGLEQLFESLAKKYNLIVLSGDNDGERKILEKMLPPSTNLVFNQKPEQKLAFIESLQEQGKNVLMIGDGLNDAGALAQSNVGISISENVNVFSPACDGILDASQFEKIAFFLGYSKNAMKTIYMSFGLSLLYNVVGLSFAVSGNLLPIVAAIIMPLSTITIVSFVTIMSNYFARK
- a CDS encoding Crp/Fnr family transcriptional regulator, producing MSKCEQCIVRQFSSLKALNKQELLKMADCKTSYTIKKGEPIFEEGEVTNGIYCIKDGVCKLSKLSSNGKDQIVKLVKPGELLGQRSMISEEPANLSAVALEDMEVCFIPKKEILQFFTQNNEFSMNVMKTICGDLKDADVHMVDMAQKSVKERLAGTLIYLEETFGIDTDGSLRLQLSREELAGMIGTATESCIRLLSELNKNNLIELVGKRIKIVDKNKLRRLAD
- a CDS encoding T9SS sorting signal type C domain-containing protein → MKSFLLSILVLLFSLSLKAQCTITGTTVNASTLTCSSFSGCTIVYVGNGTTATTLNMNADLNLTCLGAIQFIIRNNASIDFSPGNNRLTLGDGSSLTVETGGNVIGGSCNASERIYIGTNLLASCNGGAGADLSFTTLLNLGGTGSLTSNSPVCTSNTINLLATPPPNGTYTYSFFGTGLPVGGTTYSSSPSYSLTASGTAGSYVYQVYMKSSLSGNPITVAERTVVVNSGLAASTPVVTVTQPTCTVATGTITITSPTGAGMTYSTNGITYTNTTGIFTSVSSGTYSVTAKNSSGCISPATTVTVNAQTDTWNGTSWSTGAPPVSGQKIVFTNNFSSTSDLTGCSCQVSSANVVINSGHTLTVTDDVKITGGGTLTFEDGAGLVQTNNTAANLGAITYKRKTTPLKQYDYTYWSSPVVSATLSQLATNSLMYSFSPTTNLYVYQTGATTMAQGVGYIGRAPSGLTYAPTQIVQTSFVGAPGNGVINTPILKSTTAYNLIGNPYPSGLDADSFIAANSTVINGTLYFWTHNTAITNNAYTINDYAKYNYTGSVGTAAPGTSIVPTGKIAAGQGFFVEAKTSLANGTYSATFNNAMRIAGSNTQFFKNGGSGNTTTSVSEGLERHRVWLSLRSPQGAYNQMLVGYVQGATNDFDSLYDGKTMAVGNTVSVYTKVGADNLAIQGKSLPFSEADVIPFAYSTTLNGALTIYLDNFDGIFTNQNVYLLDKATNTLHDLKEAPYTFVTTNGNFEQRFELRFTDQALGTTIPTVTDNDIKIITANHQLEVISPAMAITKIAVYDILGKLLFTQNDLNTNLFQTNSLQLASQILLVKVTLDNGQSFTKKTLID